From one Lotus japonicus ecotype B-129 chromosome 3, LjGifu_v1.2 genomic stretch:
- the LOC130749168 gene encoding protein MAINTENANCE OF MERISTEMS-like, translated as MRKSTRLSSIGLTQVREPVKTFRTRFSLTSFTKRVQRLTAEQRSAISRTGFGSLLSVPNQTLNKVFLTEVMEAWDSERRVFAVGTGEISMSLLDVALILGVPVVGDPVVLTEEEAFSEMEEVYGAARGKRKVAMGSLEARLDSIGDVVSDDFVRTFLLYTIGTFLSSNDAKVDSRYLNFLCDLEGVSGFAWGGAVVEDLCQWLDKRKQNNVQYVGGCLVFLQAWCYEHFDIARPLLQDLDLTFPRVCRWDSKSHLKQRGTSTFKDLHDDQVIWELQPTYEELQIGIIKEALQLQGDSEELQRPVNCSPSTSTNVSGVDSESQLSISNEVHREDEVNFENQVVEDTPTRLSTSGEVNREQENNFEKLRVEETPPNLSIGDKVHKEQEMNGEKLIVEETLTILNTVDDVGREEEFHVAKHIVEDTPTSLSIADEVGKEQEFSAEDVTVDNAPPILSFCDDDIRKKNVLLEEENAVLKMKISQLMISNTQVEEQNAELNKERDFLREENRTLRLLISDFVARMDRHDLDLETNAIELHPETS; from the exons ATGAGAAAATCCACAAGGTTATCTTCCATTGGTCTCACCCAAGTTCGAGAACCG GTGAAAACTTTCCGGACGCGATTTTCTCTGACTTCCTTCACGAAGCGCGTTCAGCGGCTCACGGCGGAGCAGAGGTCCGCCATCTCGCGAACAGGCTTCGGGAGCTTGCTATCGGTTCCGAATCAAACGCTGAACAAGGTTTTCCTCACGGAGGTGATGGAGGCGTGGGATTCCGAGCGGCGAGTGTTCGCGGTGGGCACAGGTGAGATCTCGATGAGCTTGCTGGATGTTGCGCTGATTCTGGGGGTTCCGGTGGTGGGGGACCCTGTGGTGCTGACGGAGGAGGAGGCGTTTTCTGAAATGGAGGAGGTGTATGGGGCGGCGCGTGGGAAGAGGAAGGTGGCGATGGGTTCTCTTGAAGCGAGGCTTGATTCAATTGGGGATGTTGTTAGTGATGATTTTGTGAGGACTTTTTTGCTTTACACAATTGGGACTTTTCTTTCTTCCAATGATGCGAAAGTGGATTCGAGATACTTGAATTTTCTCTGTGATTTGGAGGGTGTTTCTGGATTTGCTTGGGGTGGTGCTGTTGTTGAAGATCTGTGTCAATGGCTGGATAAGAGGAAGCAAAACAATGTGCAGTATGTGGGTGGTTGTCTTGTATTTCTCCAA GCATGGTGTTACGAGCATTTTGATATAGCTCGACCACTTTTGCAAGATCTCGATTTGACGTTTCCTCGTGTATGTCGATGGGATAGCAAATCTCACCTAAAGCAACGAGGTACTTCAACGTTTAAGGATCTGCATGATGACCAG GTGATTTGGGAACTCCAACCTACTTATGAAGAGCTACAAATAGGGATAATCAAAGAAGCACTGCAGTTGCAGGGTGACAGCGAAGAGCTTCAAAGGCCAGTAAACTGTTCACCAAGCACATCAACTAAC GTTTCTGGTGTGGATTCTGAGTCACAGCTTAGCATCTCTAATGAAGTACATAGAGAGGATGAGGTTAATTTTGAAAATCAGGTAGTGGAGGACACCCCCACAAGGTTGAGCACCAGTGGTGAAGTTAATAGAGAACAAGAGAACAATTTTGAAAAGCTGAGAGTGGAGGAGACGCCCCCGAATCTGAGCATTGGTGACAAAGTGCATAAAGAGCAGGAAATGAATGGTGAAAAGTTGATAGTGGAGGAGACACTCACAATTTTGAACACTGTTGATGACGTAGGCAGAGAGGAAGAGTTCCATGTTGCAAAACACATAGTGGAGGACACCCCCACAAGTTTGAGCATTGCAGACGAAGTAGGCAAAGAGCAAGAGTTCAGTGCTGAGGATGTCACAGTTGACAACGCTCCCCCAATATTGAGCTTTTGTGAT GATGATATAAGGAAGAAAAATGTCTTGTTAGAAGAGGAAAATGCTGTGTTGAAGATGAAAATAAGCCAACTAATGATTTCAAATACCCAAGTTGAAGAACAGAACGCTGAGTTGAATAAAGAGCGCGACTTTTTGAGAGAAGAAAACAGAACATTGAGACTTTTAATAAGTGACTTTGTGGCCCGAATGGATAGACATGATTTGGATCTCGAAACAAATGCAATTGAATTGCACCCTGAAACTTCCTAG
- the LOC130743745 gene encoding uncharacterized protein LOC130743745 yields the protein MWAELFETHAHATQVLHHIIPQADMEPPTRTDASYARWATLDSTVKQWIYSTISFDLLATVMEKGSTAMTTWNRIASMFEDNQNSRVVALDQDFISTRMEDFPNVSAYCQRLKHISDQLRNVGALVSDHRLVLQLVSGLTEPFRGVVTLIRQSEPLPPFLKVRSMLILEESGLAKMSGPASQTALHTSASPPRASDDSFQQRTTNRNTQGHSNYCSGSGQNHNYSGNSGKPKKKCGSRYTGSFGSSGSSTAAPPPWRPPQSASWNPWGWAPPPGWAPSP from the coding sequence ATGTGGGCTGAATTGTTTGAAACTCATGCTCACGCCACTCAGGTGCTCCACCACATCATTCCTCAAGCTGACATGGAGCCTCCTACGCGCACCGATGCTTCTTATGCccggtgggccactcttgactcTACTGTCAAACAGTGGATTTATTCCACCATATCCTTTGATCTTCTCGCCACTGTTATGGAGAAAGGTTCTACTGCTATGACTACTTGGAACCGTATAGCTTCTATGTTTGAGGACAATCAGAACTCCCGTGTTGTCGCCCTCGACCAGGATTTCATCTCCACTCGCATGGAGGATTTTCCTAATGTTTCGGCCTATTGTCAGCGTCTGAAACATATTTCTGATCAGTTGAGGAATGTTGGTGCCCTAGTCAGTGATCATCGTCTTGTTCTCCAGTTAGTCTCTGGTCTCACTGAGCCTTTCCGTGGTGTTGTCACCCTGATCCGTCAGAGCGAGCCTTTGCCTCCATTCCTCAAGGTCCGCTCCATGCTGATTCTAGAGGAATCCGGTCTCGCCAAGATGTCTGGTCCTGCCTCTCAGACTGCTTTGCACACCTCTGCTTCCCCTCCACGGGCCTCCGATGACTCTTTTCAGCAGCGCACCACCAACCGCAACACTCAGGGACACTCCAACTACTGTTCTGGGTCAGGGCAAAATCATAACTATTCGGGTAATTCTGGTAAACCTAAAAAGAAATGTGGCTCTCGCTATACTGGTTCATTTGGCTCTTCTGGTTCCTCTACTGCAGCTCCTCCACCATGGCGCCCGCCTCAGTCGGCATCATGGAATCCTTGGGGTTGGGCTCCTCCCCCTGGTTGGGCTCCTTCCCCTTAG
- the LOC130748335 gene encoding uncharacterized protein LOC130748335: protein MEKGSTAMATWNRIASMFEDNQNSRAVALDQDFISTRMEDFPNVSAYCQRLKHISDQLRNVGAPVSDHRLILQLVSGLTEPFRGVATLIRQSEPLPPFLKVRSMLILEESGLARMSGPASQTALHTSASPPPASVDSSQQRPTYRSDQGHSNHRYGSGQNRNY, encoded by the coding sequence ATGGAGAAAGGTTCTACTGCTATGGCTACTTGGAACCGTATCGCTTCTATGTTTGAGGACAATCAGAACTCCCGTGCTGTCGCCCTCGACCAGGATTTCATCTCCACTCGCATGGAGGATTTTCCTAATGTTTCGGCCTATTGTCAACGTCTGAAACATATCTCTGATCAGTTGAGGAATGTTGGTGCCCCTGTTAGTGATCATCGTCTTATTCTCCAGTTGGTCTCTGGTCTCACTGAGCCTTTCCGTGGTGTTGCCACCCTGATCCGTCAGAGTGAGCCTTTGCCTCCTTTCCTCAAGGTCCGCTCCATGTTGATTCTAGAGGAATCTGGTCTCGCCAGGATGTCAGGTCCGGCCTCTCAGACTGCTTTGCACACCTCTGCTTCCCCTCCACCGGCCTCCGTTGACTCCTCTCAGCAGCGCCCCACCTACCGCAGCGATCAGGGCCACTCCAACCATCGTTATGGGTCAGGGCAAAATCGCAATTATTAG
- the LOC130709498 gene encoding non-specific lipid-transfer protein 1-like, translating into MAMVARLVSLAIVFAVLVAVTTVPRAEGAVTCGQVVNSLYPCVSYLMNGGNMVPGQCCNGIRNLYGMATNTPDRRAVCTCIKQAVSNSGFSFTSYNLNLAAGLPKKCGVNIPYQISPNTDCSRVQ; encoded by the exons ATGGCTATGGTAGCTCGGCTTGTCTCTTTGGCAATTGTGTTCGCGGTGCTCGTGGCGGTAACCACTGTTCCGAGGGCTGAAGGTGCTGTGACATGTGGTCAGGTTGTGAACAGCCTGTACCCATGCGTTTCCTACCTGATGAATGGTGGCAACATGGTGCCCGGGCAGTGCTGCAATGGGATCAGGAACCTGTATGGCATGGCTACGAACACGCCGGACCGGAGAGCGGTTTGCACCTGCATCAAGCAGGCTGTTAGCAACAGTGGATTCTCCTTCACTAGTTACAATCTCAACCTTGCTGCTGGACTTCCTAAGAAATGTGGGGTTAACATTCCTTATCAGATCAGCCCCAATACTGACTGCAGCAG GGTGCAGTGA